Below is a genomic region from Persicimonas caeni.
GGTCACGAAAAACCGCCGGTCGACCGTGCGCCCCAAGAACTGATCGTCCGACTCCGACAGCGGAGCCCAGCCATCGGTAGGCCGCGGCGCACCGCAGTCGGCGCACGACGGCTCTCGCCAGTAGCGCACCGAAGTGCACACCGAGCAGTAATTCTCTGGCATCTCCCCAGGAGCCGCCCGCATACGAGGTGAACGGTCGCTCATGGTCTCGTCCGCCGGGCGCAACCTCGCGCCGGGCGTCATGTGTCGCTGATTGTGTAGCTAAGTAAGCTGCGACCAGTATAGGTGGGGCACGACCCGCAATCAATGACAAAGGCGCAGGCCGGCGGCTGCCTCTGAGACCGCGGCAATCAGCTTGTATGGGAAGGCCGAGCGACTGGTTCACGTTGAATGATCACGGTGCGCGTGTTAAATACTCCGCGTGTTTTGAGGCCCCGTAGCTCAGTTGGATAGAGCAACAGATTCCTAATCTGTAGGTCGTGCGTTCGAATCGCACCGGGGTCACTAAAGAAAACTTAGGTGCTGTAAGGGTTTAAGCCCTCTGGTTAACGCCGGAGGGCTTTTTTGTACCCTTTCGAAATCGCACGAAATCGGGGGTGAGGTGTAACAAGAAGTGTAACAACGTGTAACAAGCCCTTCCGGGACGCCGGGAATAGCCCTCTACCGGTAGACGCTGCATCTACATCCCACGTCGATACCGCCGCTTTGCGGAGGCGGTATGACAACCGAAGAAAGCAGCACGTTAACGCTTGCAAACATTCAGATGCGTCACGAGGGCAAGGTCTTTAGACCGGCTCCCGGCTATGCGAACTATTGGGTTTCGAAAGTAAGGCGATGTTTTAAGCACGAAAGGAAAGCGACCGAAGCGAATGAACTTGAGTGATAACGGGCAAGGATACAAGCGGCTGACGCTGTATCAGGACAAGGCACGACAAATCGGCGGTTCGTTGCAACGGTGGTACACGATTTATCTACATCAAGTGGACGCCGAAGAAGGAGCGCCGACGCCGCTGCCGGATCTTGATTCGCTGATGGTAGATATCGAAGACTAAGAGGTAAACATGACGGAACGACTAAAGAAGATAGCGGCTAGGGCCGATTTGCGGCCTACACGGGAAGAAGAGGTTTGGTACATCTTGGGATGGCTTCGATCCCGTTGGGATGGCTGGAACGGCTTTTGGGGCAACCGAAATCTGTTCTTCAAAGCCCACGAAAACAGCGAGCTTTTTGTGCGGACCGAACCCGAAGATTATGACGACCTCATTGATCATGACGAATGGCCGATAGCCGTTCTGATGGTGTCTGATCGGTACGACACGGTAACGCTCGATATCGTCGAGGTTGTAAGGTCGGAATGGCGCAAGGGGATAGCGTATTCGATGCTCAAGCCTTTCGTGGAAGCTATGGACGCCGGGGAAATCGAAGCTCTTGAGGCCGATGCCGCAACCGACGAGGGTCTAGCGTTGCTGCACAAGCTGGGGTTTACCAAGATCGAACGACGGGACAAATACGAATACCTACCTAAAGACGACCAAGCGTAGCGCATCCGACTTGCGGCCGATTCGGAGGGCTGGCCCGGTGCGGCTGGCCCTTTTGTGTTGGGTCACAGTCCGGGGAGCGCGCTGTTACAGATCGTTACGGCTGTTACAAGCTAGGGCGGGTTTGTAACAGAATTTGTAACAGCAAAAATCGGGGCGTGGAGGGCTTGCAGGGGCGAGTTTTAGGGGGCTGTTAGAAATGTTACGAAAATATTTATTAAAAATAATAACCCTTCCTCCGAGCCGTCACACACCCGGATACACCTTCATACCCTAGATGTTTTGTCTACCGTCAGATCTTGTAACATTTGTATACCCTAGATGTTTTGTCTACCGTCAGATCTTGTAACATTTGTAACAGTAAGTCGTAACTCTTTATGGATGCTAGGGAATCTGCTGTTGCAGGATCTGTAACAGATGGGCTTTTGTCCGTAACGGGGCTGTAACAGCTTCATTCATTTGGATCGCCACCTTCGATAAGCGTCAGCTCAACCTTCTTGGCTGGCAACGGCTGGAGGTCGGGGTCAATGCCGGTGAGCTGTATCATGCTTTCCCGCATCTTTTCAGCGGTATCGAATTCGGCTCGGGCTAGCTGCACACCAACCGAGCCGAACATCACCAGCGTTGCGGGGTGTTCAACTTGGATCGATGCAACTTCACTGAAATTGACGAGGATATCTTTGCCTATGTTTACCCACCCGGTCTTCTTTGCTGACGTCTCGGGTGGGTTTTCTCTGAGGTAGACGAGCGCAGCAACTTCGTTGTCTTCCGTGTAGGACTTACCCACCTTGTCGACGTAATACATCGAGTGACCGCCAACATCGGTACCAAAGAGCATGACCACCTCCCGCTCCCTTGGAAGCTCAGTGGGGTCTACGTCTCTTGTGGCGATTACGTCTCTTCCGAACAAAAACTGTACCTGCATGGTGTCTCTCCTTTTGTTTGTTGCCTTCCAGCGCAACCCCCTTAACGATCTCACGAATTGCCACGAAAGCAAGCCCCGCTTGACATGCGTTCAGTGATCTGCTCGGATCCCCCGGAACTCACGATAGTAAGGAGGGAAAAATGGCGCGTTACGTAATTACTCGGCAGGCAAATAGCGACGCAGGCGAGGTCTTCTTCGTCTACGAAGTATTCAAGGCCCACGATGGACGTTTCAATGTCGGCGAACCGTCATGGTGGAATTGGGGCAAAGTAGCCCGAACGCTTCTTGATGGTCACTGGGTGCAGACCGGCAGGGAAGAGGACTCGGCGATTAAGTTCGGGGCGGATGTTAAAGTGGTATTGCGCACCGAAACCAACGAGACGATTTCGGATAATTTGGCGAATTTGCCGGAGGGTTGAAGGGGATGCACGAGAGCCTGAAGAGCATCGGTCGCCACATGTTCGACTTTTCGAAGCACTTGATAGAGGTCGAATGGCTGGCAACAGTCCCGTGTTATGAAAGGGATCGCCTTGCAATCACGGCTGTAAGGTTTGCCCATGCTGGCGAGATCCTGATCAAGTCGTGTATTGCCAAGGAGCACCCGCTCTTGATCTTTTCGAAGTTGCCAAAGCCGCAACACGCGGAGGGGGACCTTCTGGATCTACCGGCTCTTTTCGAACAAGGGCGCACGCACAATTACAGCCAGTTGCCTAATGTTCTTTGGGCAGCAACGGGATTCGAGCTGGAACGTCGCGACGTTTACGACGACTTCGGAAAGCTGCGCAACGCTATCCAGCATTTTGGCATCCCGGACTACTCGTTTGATGAGTATATGGATTCCGTTGACGACTATTACGTGCATGTGTTGAGGCCACTAGCACGGGAGTTCTGGAACGACTCCTTTTCCTTGCCGACGCGAAAGACTACCGACTTAGATTACGTACCAGAATAGAAACCAGAACAAACCACCCGCACCCACCGGGGACCCCGCCAAAGGGTGCCCGTTTTTGATCCACGTCATTCAGCGTGTTCGAGCACCCAATCCGACCAGCGTTTTAGCTCCAAAGCCAGCATACGCCGCTGCTCGTGCGGTCGGATAAGCAGGTCGGCCCAAACTTCACGAGCATCCTCTTCGGCAAACACGGGCCGCTTCAGCACGTTTTCGGCATTGACTTCAACAATTCGGTCATCGCTGAGCACGTCCAGATACTGAAGCGCCCACGTCGACCATTTTCCGAGGGCTTCGGCCAACTGAAGCCGTTCGTCACTATCGTGAAGCGAAAGCCAATTGAAGAGCTGGTCCCATTCTTCGGCGGAGCCGGGTTCACAATCCTTAACGTCCAACATTTTACTACCGTAGTTTGGTTTGTCTGAATGTCCGTGAACTCGAATCTATCGAATTCGCGAAATTCGTCAAAAGTCCGTCGATCAAAGTTCGGTCTACCAACCAAAATCTCGGTAATCCGTTTGTGAATCTCCTTATGTAGCACGGGGCACCGGTTGCCCCTTCGCATGTCGAAAGACGCATAAGCTGACGTTGCTCTGGTTTCGCGGACACGCAGTTAGGCCTCTTCGGCCATCTCGAACTCGGCGGGTGTCATATACCCCAGCGCCGAGTGTCTTCGCTTTCGATTGTAGAAGACCTCGATGTAATCGAAAATCTCCCGTCTTGCCGCTTCTCAAGTCGCAAAATCCATCCGATGAATCGACTCGGTCTTGAGCGTCCCGAAGAAGCTCTCCATCGGCGCGTTGTCCAGGCAATCACCTTTGCGACTCATCGAAAACGCATGCCGCACTTCTCAAGCAGCTTCTGGTACTCGTAGCTGGCATACTGGCTCCCACGGTCCGAGTGATGCAACAGGCCTTCGGGCGGCTTTCGATTGAGCACTGCCATCGTGAGCGCGTCGATGCACAGCTGCTTGGTCATCCGTTGGTCCATCGACCAACCGACAATCTTGCGGCTGAACATGTCGATGACCGCCGCCAGATACAGCCATCCCTCTCGGGTGGGCACGTAGGTAATGTCCGCCAGCCACACCTGATTCGGCCTGTCGACCTCGAACTGACGCTCCAAAAGGTTGGGCGCCACCGGAAGGTCGTGACTCGAATTCGTGGTGCGCTTGTACTTACGCTTGCGGTCGGCACGGATGCCGTTCTCCCGCATGATACGCGCCACACGGTTTCGGCCGACACGCCATCCACGTGCCCGAAGCTCTTTGTGCACCCGAGGGCTTTCATAGGTGCCGCGGCTTTCCACGTGGACCTCGCAAATCTCTTCGAGCAGCTTTTCGTTTTGCTTGTCACGCCTGCTCGGCTCGCGCTTTCGCCAGTCGTAGTAGCCGCTGGTGGAAACGCCCAGGACCTCGCACATCAGCGTGACGGGGAACTCGTCGCGGTGCGACTCGATGAATTCGTACCTTACGTCCGTTCCTTGTCGGCGAAGATACTGACGGCTTTTTTAATATGGACCGCTCTTGCTCGAGCTGGCGCACCCGCTTCTTGAGACGGGCTATCTCGGCCTGCTCCGGCGTCAGGTTGCCTTGGCCGGGGAAGGCATCGTCGTCGTCCTTCTTGTACTTCTTGCGCCAGCTGTAGAGCGTCTCGACTTTGATATCGAGCTCCTCGGCTACACTGACGGCTGTGCGGTCAGGCAGTTCGGAGAGTCGAACGGCCTCGAGTTTGAATTCTTTGGGGTAGCGTTTCGCCATCTGGACACCTCGTCAAATTTACCAAAACATGGTCTTCGAAGTGTCCGCGAAAGTGAAGCAACGTCACTTTGGTTCCTACCCGCCTTCGCGGCATCTATCTGAATCCTCTGGCTCGCTCGCGCATCCGAAGGGTGTGAGTAAACCAATCCCTTGGCGTATGCGGAGGCATGTGATGGGTCTGATGGATACAGTTTTGAAGTGGATGGGCGAGGTCGACGCCGACACGTATGAGCCGCCTGCGGGGATTCCGGAGCCGGGCGGGGAGCACGATCTGGTGCTCTACAAGACGGACTTCTGTCCGTTTTGTATTCGGGTGATGCGCGTACTCGACGCGGTCGACGTGGATGTGAAGATGCGTGACGTGAGCGGCGACCCGGAGGCGAGGGCGCACCTGCTCGAGGTCACCGGGCGGCGCACGGTGCCGTGCATGTTCATCGACGGCGTGCCGATGTTCGAGTCGGCCGATATCTCCGATTGGCTGCGCGTGCACGCCGAGCGAAACGCTGCCTAACCGACTCAATCAAATAGCTTGTCCCCCTTGCGGGCGATCTCTTGGCAGGTGGTGGAGTCGTCGACCTTCACCATACGAAAGTAGCTCTGCTTTTTGTCCGGATGGGGCTTGGCCGCCTCCATTTCGCCGAAGATGCGTCCGGTCTTCTCGAGAACGATCTGGTCTGTGTGCCAGTCGATGTGGCCCGCAAATTCACCATTGGAGAGGAGCTTTCCGCGCAGGTCGTCCCAGCTTCGCTGGATGACGAAGAGCTCCCCGGAGAGCACGCCGCTCAGGCGAATGGTGACGCCTGGGTGGCCATCCTTATCTTGGTCGTAGACTGCCGAGGCGCCCTTGCTTCGCGGCAACTCGTCGGTGCCTAGCGAAGAGCGCACCCCGTAGAACTTCAGATGCTTGGGGACGTAGAGGTAGATGTCGTCGTCGCGCCGAACAAGCCTGCCGTCGCGCTCGAAGGTGCCCATATGGTCGACGAACTGATCGGGGATCGTCGTCTCGACTGCGTTTTGATCGCTGACGACCCGCACGTCGCAGGGGGTTTCAGAGATCGTGAGTTTCCCGGCGTTCTGCTCGATGGACAGCTTCTGAAAGCTGATGGTCCGCGAGGTCACCGTGCCGATGACCGGCGGGTCGGAGATCGAGGTGGTGACGAATTTTTGAGCCCAGACCCCCTCGATGCTCGGCACTTCTTGGCTCTTTGGGGGGCTCCTGTCTTTGCTGCTTTGGGCGTGGCCGTGGTCGATGCCAAGGGAGAGGCTCGTCAGAGCCAAGCAGAAGGCGGCGGCAAGTCCGAGCAAGCGTGACATACGGGACCTCGGGGCTGAACGACACGCAACTTGAGCGACGAGTGGTCGTGCCTTACTTGGTCTCAAACATGACCCCGCAGCCT
It encodes:
- a CDS encoding glutaredoxin family protein, whose amino-acid sequence is MDTVLKWMGEVDADTYEPPAGIPEPGGEHDLVLYKTDFCPFCIRVMRVLDAVDVDVKMRDVSGDPEARAHLLEVTGRRTVPCMFIDGVPMFESADISDWLRVHAERNAA